CTCCTGCAGTGGACTACGCTTACATATACGGTAGTATTGCATTCAGTTTGCACACCTCGTTTACATAACATATTATACAAAAGCTCTTTGCATCCTTTATCGTCAAAACCTTTTTCTTGCGAAAACTCGTTTGGACTGAGGTGTTGCTATGAACTAGACGAGATCATTTATCTTTGGGGGCGATCTGCCTAAATTGATAGCATTATCAGAGCACATCTGTTATGGactgttttaatttattgtatttttttttatttttgtagtcCGTCCTTCTCTATTTTTTGATTCGCCCCCCAAAAATTGTTTCTATATTCAGCTTTCCAAACATGCTTTTGGTCCTAAGTTGGACATACTGAGTAAATAGTTGGATTAAGTGACAATGCAGTTATATGTTTGATTTGAAGTATCTAAGTATTGAAGTTCGTTGTTGTCTTCCTGAGTTATTGTTAAGTATGGTTTGCATGCTTCTTGAAGATtaggttttgttttttacCCTTAATTAAACTGGTTAATTCTCTTAGTGGGGCTCATAAAGAAAATCCCCAGTTTTCCCCTTCTAACATCAATGGAAGCATCTTGATTGATATTTTGGAAAGTGtatgcttttattttttttaatctaagaaatttatgttttgttttactcCATCAAACTGATTGTAAAAATATCTTATAAGGTAGGTGAAAGTTGATGTCACAAACACAAGCAGGGGAGTAAGGTATCCATAGTGTGTAGGTACTGGAGTTGAGCTCTATAAAAATTGCCTTAAAACTCTAAATCACATTCCTAATTCTATACATAAACTTCAACGTTAAAATGATGCTGGTTAGGAATTGTAGTTACTTTTCAGATGATCCCACATGTTTGGTTTctagttttctttttgaaaaaaatctttataaatttaaaatatagttataaaataCATCAAACTCCCTCTGCCGAACATGGGGTTTTTGATGAACAAAACTAATGAAATGTTTGGAGTATCTCTATTCCTTGAGAAAAGGATtttgtcattatctacataaATGATCTTTCTCCCGCGTTCAGCTATAGCAAGAACCCCCAAATATAGAGCTGCTTGTCGTTCCAATCTAGTTCCAATAATGCATTTCTCAAACCGAAAAGTGTAACTGTCTGGCGTTGCATATTAGAACTCACTAAAGCTCTGTTCGCATCATTATGTTCAATAAAGGGAACGAGGGAGCTCcaatagaaaaatattggaAGGGATTAATTACTTCGAAGATGAACCCATTCTAAGTTAATTAAGTTGtataagtatatattagtGGGACTTGGACACATGAATATGTCACGAGAGACAGTGTTGGCTGTTGTTGCTCTCATTAACTAATATTCCCTTCGTTCCAAGTTAATTgatttataggagtattacaTTTCATAACGTCCCAAATTATATGactcatttcatattttggtaAAAGTGAGCTACTTCCCATGTTCCCACATAATAGtcttctctttctattttagtcccTCCAATATAATTAgtctacttttattttttgacatttttctctTACGTGGTAGAGGCTCATTCTTATTAcgattaaaattatttgttcttCTACTtgtctcttattttactaatttcaaattaaaattcaagcCGGTCTCCAAAGTTTCCATTCctataaaaaagagaatattatGTTATGTATTACTTCATCGTctcttctacattattatctctctttttcagtttattaatttcttgattttattctttctcgtATTTATCTCAATAATTAcgtatttcttatttttaatgtcGAGAGAAAAGGAGAATTATGAGTTGTAAAGCAATACAACTGGATGTTAGAATAAAAGTTgcgtataaaataattaaatgaagtGTTTTAAGTGGTGAATTCCCAATATAATTAGCTGTTTATCGGAAGTTAAAAAAGGTTTGTTTATTGCAATTGCGTTTGGTAGGGTGCTGGGAGATAGCCCCACCCTGCCGCATTAGGTTGGCTTATCTCCATCTCAATTTCATAGGAATCTTCTGTTTCTCCACTCCGTAGGCCGTAGCCGTCGTCGTGGGCAAAGGTTTAACCATATTCCTCACTAAAACCctctcatcttcttcattttttgcatTGTTTAACCTAATAATACTTCTTCCCCTTCTCTCAGATAAAGCCTTATGGGGAATTGCTTTGCTAAGGTATGCTCTTCTTAAATTAGGTTTCTATGCTTtcctctttcctttttttaatctaaaaatgTAATCTTGCAGCGTTATAATGATGGGGATGAGTCCGATCACAATGTTGAATTCACTGGTGGAAATGTGCATCTCATCACTACCAAGGAATCTTGGGAACAAAAGCTTGATGAAGCAAACAAAGATGGAAAGCTTGTGGTATCTGCTTCACCTCACTAAATTCCATCCATATGTGGAATTTGGCTTTAGGTTTTTATTTGCCTTTGTACATCATTTAGCTCTCAGTTAACATCTTGTAGCTCTCAATTAACAGAAAcaatcatttaattgctactacttaattttaatctCCTTAAGTAGGACTTTATTCCCTAAACAATTCCATCCTTGTTATTTTCGTTGCTCTTGCTTCCTTTTTTTGGCTTAGGTGTGATAAATTAATCTATTACAATCACGCCTCGTATGCGTTGTTGTTGTAGTATAAAGTATCAACGTTGTCGTCATCTTCCCTCGTAATGGTGTGTTTGAGTTACACAAAGGAGAATAAGGATGTAGTTAGTTAGTGTCTACGTTGTTGTTTGGATCATAATGATCAATTAAATAGCTTCTTTATTTGTCTTGATACAAAAGTGCAACTCATACAAACAACTCcatacttattattttacttgctcttgcttttttttttttttttttggcttaggattgattaattaatctaatacAATCACGCCTCGTACATTATTGTAGTAGTATCAAGTATCAACTTCCTCGTCGTCTTCCCTAGTAATGGTGTGCTTGGGTTACAGAATGTATAAGAAGGATGCAGTTAGTTAGTGTCTACGTTGTTGTTTGGCACATAATGATCACTGAAATAGCTTCTTTATTTGTGTTGATACACAAGTGCAACTCATCCATATGGTCACTAAAAATTAGGACTATATGTAAACATAAATGGCAGAAGTGACTAGTTTTAGTATCTGTGGTTTTACTCCAACCACCATAATTGACTTAAATGTGGAAGCTCGGAGCACTTGTGGTTCCTAACATGGATTTAATCATATGACAGGTGGTAGCCAATTTCAGCGCTACATGGTGTGGCCCTTGTAGAATAATTGCACCTTTCTTCGTCGAGCTGTCTGAGAAACACCCTTCAATAATGTGTCTCACAGTCGATGTAGATGAACTAACAGTAAGTTTCTGCTCCTACATGATCAAAAATGACAGGTCATGCAATAGCTCTGATATGGTATGAGGTTTGTTTTTTGCTTCTCAGGAATTCAGCACATCATGGGATATAAAGGCAACTCCgaccttcttcttcctcaaagACGGTCAGCAAATCGACAAACTCGTGGGTGCAAATAAACCAGAACtagagaagaaattgattGCCATACTAGATTCACTGGCACCACCATGCCCAACATAGTTTCTTCCTGCCATTAAGCTCAAGGAATTGGTATACCTTCTCTTTTTCCTTGTCATTTTCGacatataaattgtaaatcCAAAAGaggtatattttgtttatgtacCGCTAGAATCATGTATGTGTGAGATATTCAGGATTTGGTTATTATAACATACTCCTAAAGAGTGTATTTTGTCATCCCAACGTCCCATCAATCCCCGGTGTTGTTAGGGGTCGGGTGCGCCGAGGCGAGTATGTAAAATCCGGGGTGCAATAAGCCAATAATAGTTCGAACACTGCACACCCCAACTTATTTAATGTACTCCCCCCGTCCTAGAAAAGTATGAACGTTTAGTTCgtatgtataattggtaaagggaaaaagataaagagtATTGTAAGTAATGTTAGTGGTGAGTGAGGTCCATATCATCCGTGGTGTAATTTAATGacataaattgtaaataaaataatgtataggGGAAAAGTGttgtttaactattttaaaattaaaaagttcataatttttagaGGCGGATTAAAAGAAAGTAATTCATGCACTTAAAAACATtcgaattttcaattaatcCTAATAAATGCATCTTGAAGACCTAAAACTGTGCATCAATTACAGACTGAAACTTTTCAaacatataaacatatttagGTTAGttacttcatcttctttagCAGAAAACCCTCATTCCCCCAAGCCTCGCCCCAGTGTGCACCTCTCTCGTCCCAGCCTCCCCGGGCCCAGGTGGTTGGGACAATGGCTCCGAGCCCAGTGTGCCTGCTCTCCGGGTGCGCTTTTAACAACACTGCATCACCCCTTCTTACAAACTGGAATATTTTGTACTCTAATTGCAAATAGGTAACATGACATTCGGTAATAATAtgtcatgtatatatatatgatgtgAAGTGTTTGCAAGATTATTCAATCTGCCAAACAATGTGTTTTTGCTGCTAATTTTCAAACCCTTGACGTATGACGAAAGAGAAAAATTCTCGAAATTGCAATGATTCAGTATTCATCTTATcctatagttttttttttttttttttatggataaatgaatttaaatttaaatatcaggTTAAAACCATAATGTGATCCTATATTTCCGATTAGATTTAAATATCAGGTTAAAACCATAATGTGATCCTATATTTCCGATTAGATGACTTGTTCCCATATTTAACAACTTTCACTCGTGCACGTCATCACATATAATAACATACAATCTCTACCAAGGGAGTGATCATCGCtaatcatcatttaattgctaactacaactaatttaaggccatgaattttagaaaatgtgcggtctacaatttgccacgtgtaattttcatttttattaataaaaaaaaaaaagattaaaaaacgCCAATTAGGtattgatgaaaatgtcaatatatgtttggaaatatcaacacaatgcgtgagaatgtcaacacgatgctttaagaatgttaaccattgcttatattgacattctacatgcattatattgaatattttatatagttaaaattgcatttactaaaaaaattgaaaaatttttaaattttttttcaaattttgacgctaacatatgcatatatgatatcgttggaatcttataaaattatctttaatttgatatatgttatatgaatttaaagttttgggatttcttttaaagttagttataactaaacatgtagttagttgacattaatacccatattgatattttatgaaattaatcctatgctttatttacgttttttgttttttgttgatctATTAGATTTCTTGATTGATGATCtagcccttaatttgaatatctaatgactattatttagttgtaattagcaattaggtattgagttagcaatagaACACTCCCCTCCGCCAAATCCACTTTATATCTAAATTCTATTATTACAACACAACTATATTGGGCGAAAACAAAGGAACAAATTATTGTTACACAATCTTTCAGTATGGATAAAGTtttgtaaaatgttttggGCTCAAACAGATACACgagatataaatataaataaatattcaagtagaagattaaaaataagatacaacaaaaaaattacaaataaagaaaacctCTTCCCGCAGTTATAGGAATACCATGAGTAAAGGGCAAAGCAAAGTTGTTGCTCATATCATATCACCTCCCTTTGGGATTCATTATCTGAGAAAATACAGCGCTCGAGTTAGCCCGTCCGAGTCTTCACTTGCAAGGCTGCGCCCACCAATGCTCATCGACAATCCGCTGCTCTTCGAATCTGTGATGTTTCCATCAAAGCCCGAGGATGAATCAGGGTCCTTCTTCCTTGCATGTGATGTCGTATGAGTCGACATCTATCTCGCCAAGACCCTTCCCGCTCTCCTCTGCACTCTCCTGCAGCTGCAGCGCAAATTCAAGGTTCCACAGGACGTCCCCATGGAAGGCCGGTCCGTTCCAATGTCGGACACGCACTTGACTGCTGTCTCAGCAAATTTCTTGAAGCATTCTGGAGCTATCTTTCCCTTTAGGTAGGGATCCATTATCTGGTCGAGGATGCCTTTCTTGTAACAGTGCTGAGCCCCTGGCCAAGCTGACTTGTTCTTTGGGAAGTGCAGGGTTTAGAGCTGGCCGAGCACATATGATCTCAAACAGAACAACCCCGTAGGAGTAAACATCAGATTTTTCAGTCAGTTGTTGGCGCCTGAAGTACTCG
Above is a window of Salvia hispanica cultivar TCC Black 2014 unplaced genomic scaffold, UniMelb_Shisp_WGS_1.0 HiC_scaffold_545, whole genome shotgun sequence DNA encoding:
- the LOC125199543 gene encoding thioredoxin H9-like; the encoded protein is MGNCFAKRYNDGDESDHNVEFTGGNVHLITTKESWEQKLDEANKDGKLVVANFSATWCGPCRIIAPFFVELSEKHPSIMCLTVDVDELTEFSTSWDIKATPTFFFLKDGQQIDKLVGANKPELEKKLIAILDSLAPPCPT